The following coding sequences are from one Paracoccus alcaliphilus window:
- the ubiA gene encoding 4-hydroxybenzoate octaprenyltransferase, translating into MQSGDETPETVFDAPAGNWVDRHAPPATRPWLRMSRADRPIGTWLLLLPCWWGVGLAMMADAPRWFDLWIVIACGLGALVMRGAGCTWNDITDRDIDARVARTRSRPLPSGQVTLRGAYLWLVAQLLVGLVILLTLGQAAIWMGVASLALVAIYPFAKRFTWWPQVFLGFAFNWGVLLAWTAHMGRVDLLPVIAWLAGIAWTIFYDTIYACQDVEDDALIGVKSTARLFGDASPRILLGFAALAVLLLALAISLTGRNQLIGLAGLAGFAAHLLWQLWKFKPDQTDTCLRLFRSNRDAGLILALFLAIAGLA; encoded by the coding sequence ATGCAAAGCGGCGACGAAACACCAGAGACCGTCTTTGACGCGCCGGCGGGAAACTGGGTGGACCGCCATGCCCCGCCCGCGACAAGGCCGTGGCTGCGCATGTCCCGCGCCGACCGGCCCATCGGAACATGGCTGCTGCTGCTGCCCTGCTGGTGGGGCGTCGGGCTGGCGATGATGGCCGATGCGCCGCGCTGGTTCGATCTGTGGATCGTGATCGCCTGCGGGCTGGGGGCGCTGGTGATGCGCGGGGCGGGCTGCACATGGAACGACATTACCGACCGCGATATCGACGCGCGGGTGGCGCGGACCCGGTCGCGGCCGCTGCCTTCGGGGCAGGTGACGCTGCGGGGGGCCTATCTGTGGCTGGTCGCGCAGCTGCTGGTCGGGCTGGTCATCCTGCTGACACTGGGACAGGCGGCGATCTGGATGGGCGTGGCCTCGCTGGCGCTGGTGGCGATCTATCCCTTCGCCAAGCGGTTCACGTGGTGGCCGCAGGTGTTTCTGGGCTTTGCCTTCAACTGGGGCGTGCTGCTGGCCTGGACCGCGCATATGGGCCGGGTCGATCTGCTGCCGGTCATCGCATGGCTGGCGGGGATCGCATGGACGATCTTTTACGACACCATCTATGCCTGTCAGGATGTCGAGGATGACGCGCTGATCGGGGTGAAATCCACCGCGCGCCTGTTCGGCGATGCCAGCCCGCGCATCCTGCTGGGCTTTGCCGCGCTGGCGGTGCTGCTGCTGGCGCTGGCTATATCACTGACGGGTCGCAATCAGTTGATAGGGCTGGCCGGACTGGCCGGTTTCGCCGCGCATCTTCTGTGGCAGTTGTGGAAATTCAAGCCGGATCAGACGGATACCTGTCTGCGCCTGTTCCGCTCGAACCGCGATGCGGGGCTGATTCTTGCGCTGTTTCTCGCCATTGCGGGGCTGGCATGA
- a CDS encoding OmpA family protein — MTSSRSRTSTAIATLVVLGGAAGLAWMGATAAAVYMEREALADVRLALDAGGYDWVEVRTDGLQVRLTGTAPTEVERFRALTQAGRSVDTNRIVDAMTVAAAEALTPPDFKIELLRNDDGISLIGLVPAAMDRDALLRSLRGETAAPHIIDLLETADYDMPPKWNEAIRLGLGATQLAQRAKISISPGAVHVTALADSAREKARMEAELRRAVPADVQLVTDISAPRPVIAPFTLRFLVDEEGPRFDACSADNETGRDRILNAAIRAGVDGQPGCTLGLGAPSPDWAEAAEAAIDAVAALGLGSVTISDADIALLAPEGTDQSRFEQVTARLEQTLPAVFSLHAEIEQPIDVEQGPAEFIATRMPDGRVSIRGGLSDARMQDAVDSFARSRFAGIESDLRSDVEVPGGWTVKVIAALEALSGLENGTVSVTADNLRLSGTSGDPRAVDQAAAVLSQRLGAGSRYDLSIRYDRMLDLTLNLPDGEECVSRLNVVMSESEIGFEPSRSTIAGDPTGTLEQLAAIMVDCASFQIETGGHTDSQGSAGFNADLSRARAQSLVTAMSEAGIDTRHMTSRGYGESQPVATNDTEEGREANRRIEFRLMSPIPVRDEPLPAPATRKGVTTEALAQTAAGDDSSVPAAAYQAASDLVAGMAASELIAFGPVLPLPLIDEAVTAMPSDTGRGNVAPATLGVSEESGPSQPEQFGPFLPSEDDIVVTVQTADETTPRPSPRPGEEEAAEETEDESEAP, encoded by the coding sequence ATGACATCTTCGCGCAGCCGCACATCCACCGCCATTGCCACCCTGGTCGTTCTGGGCGGCGCGGCGGGGCTGGCCTGGATGGGGGCGACCGCCGCCGCCGTCTATATGGAACGCGAGGCGCTGGCCGATGTGCGGCTGGCGCTGGATGCGGGCGGCTATGACTGGGTCGAGGTGCGCACCGACGGCCTTCAGGTACGCCTGACCGGCACCGCGCCGACCGAGGTCGAACGGTTCCGCGCGCTGACACAGGCGGGCCGGTCGGTCGATACCAACCGGATCGTGGATGCGATGACCGTCGCCGCCGCCGAGGCCCTGACCCCCCCGGATTTCAAGATCGAGCTGCTGCGCAATGACGACGGCATCTCTCTGATCGGGCTGGTGCCTGCGGCCATGGACCGCGACGCGCTGCTGCGCAGCCTGCGCGGAGAGACCGCCGCGCCGCATATCATCGACCTGCTGGAAACCGCCGATTACGACATGCCGCCGAAATGGAACGAGGCGATCCGGCTGGGCCTTGGCGCGACGCAACTGGCGCAGCGGGCCAAGATCTCGATTTCGCCCGGTGCGGTGCATGTGACGGCACTGGCCGACAGCGCCCGCGAAAAGGCCCGGATGGAGGCCGAGCTGCGCCGCGCCGTGCCCGCCGATGTGCAGCTGGTCACCGATATTTCCGCGCCCCGTCCGGTCATCGCCCCCTTTACGCTGCGCTTTCTGGTCGATGAGGAAGGCCCGCGTTTCGACGCCTGTTCAGCGGATAACGAGACCGGGCGCGACCGTATCCTGAACGCCGCGATCCGTGCCGGGGTGGACGGCCAGCCGGGTTGCACGCTGGGGCTGGGCGCGCCGTCGCCCGACTGGGCCGAGGCCGCCGAGGCCGCCATTGATGCGGTGGCGGCGCTGGGCCTGGGCTCGGTCACGATCTCGGATGCCGATATCGCGCTGCTGGCCCCCGAAGGCACCGATCAGTCCCGTTTCGAACAGGTCACCGCGCGGCTGGAACAGACCCTGCCCGCCGTGTTTTCGCTGCATGCCGAAATCGAACAGCCGATCGACGTCGAACAGGGTCCGGCGGAATTCATCGCCACGCGGATGCCCGATGGCCGGGTCTCGATCCGGGGCGGTCTGTCGGATGCGCGGATGCAGGATGCGGTGGACAGCTTTGCCCGGTCGCGCTTTGCCGGGATCGAAAGCGATCTGCGCAGCGATGTCGAGGTGCCGGGCGGCTGGACCGTCAAGGTCATCGCCGCGCTGGAGGCGCTGAGCGGGCTGGAAAACGGCACCGTCTCGGTAACGGCCGACAATCTGAGGCTAAGCGGCACTTCGGGCGATCCGCGCGCGGTGGATCAGGCGGCGGCGGTCCTGTCGCAGCGGCTGGGCGCGGGGTCGCGCTATGATCTGTCGATCCGCTATGACCGGATGCTCGACCTGACGCTGAACCTGCCCGATGGCGAGGAATGCGTCTCGCGGCTGAATGTCGTCATGTCGGAATCCGAAATCGGGTTCGAGCCCAGCCGCTCGACCATCGCGGGCGACCCGACCGGCACGCTGGAGCAACTGGCCGCGATCATGGTCGATTGCGCCAGTTTCCAGATCGAGACCGGCGGGCATACCGATTCGCAGGGTTCGGCCGGGTTCAATGCCGATCTGTCGCGGGCGCGGGCACAATCGCTGGTCACCGCCATGAGCGAGGCGGGGATCGACACCCGCCACATGACCTCGCGCGGTTACGGCGAAAGCCAGCCGGTGGCCACCAACGACACCGAGGAAGGGCGCGAGGCCAACCGCCGGATCGAGTTCCGGCTGATGTCGCCGATCCCGGTGCGCGACGAGCCCCTGCCCGCGCCCGCCACCCGCAAGGGCGTGACCACCGAGGCCCTGGCCCAGACCGCAGCCGGGGACGACAGCAGCGTGCCCGCCGCCGCCTATCAGGCCGCCAGCGATCTGGTGGCGGGCATGGCGGCGTCAGAGCTGATCGCATTCGGCCCGGTGCTGCCGCTGCCCCTGATCGACGAGGCCGTCACCGCCATGCCGTCCGATACGGGCCGGGGCAATGTCGCGCCCGCGACCCTTGGCGTCAGCGAGGAAAGCGGGCCGTCACAGCCAGAACAGTTCGGTCCGTTCCTGCCATCCGAGGACGATATCGTCGTCACCGTGCAGACCGCCGACGAGACGACGCCGCGCCCCTCGCCCCGCCCCGGCGAGGAAGAGGCCGCGGAGGAGACAGAGGACGAAAGCGAGGCACCATGA
- a CDS encoding 16S rRNA (uracil(1498)-N(3))-methyltransferase: MARIRLFIDHPMAQGQAVPLDAAQAHYLSGVMRQKPGDDVMVFNGRDGEWSARIDQAGKRGGSLTIGQQTAPQRDPPDLWLLFAPIKKARTDFIVEKAAELGCARILPVQSDFTNSERIRQDRLQAHAVEAAEQCGGTFVPAVADLQPLSRLLAGWDPARQILWADEAMAGPAQTLAGLLPGAWAILIGPEGGFSESERVILRGLPFVHPVSLGPRILRADTAAVAAIALWQAALGDWRG, from the coding sequence ATGGCCCGGATCAGACTGTTCATAGATCACCCAATGGCCCAGGGACAAGCCGTGCCCCTGGACGCAGCACAGGCGCATTACCTGTCCGGCGTCATGCGGCAAAAGCCGGGCGACGATGTCATGGTCTTCAACGGCCGTGACGGCGAATGGTCCGCCCGGATCGACCAGGCGGGCAAGCGCGGCGGTTCCCTGACCATCGGGCAGCAGACCGCGCCGCAGCGCGATCCGCCAGACCTGTGGCTGCTTTTCGCGCCGATCAAGAAGGCCCGCACCGATTTCATCGTCGAAAAGGCGGCGGAACTGGGCTGCGCCCGCATCCTGCCGGTGCAAAGCGATTTCACCAATTCCGAGCGGATCCGGCAGGACCGGCTTCAGGCCCATGCCGTCGAGGCCGCCGAGCAATGCGGCGGCACCTTCGTTCCCGCGGTCGCCGATCTTCAACCCCTGTCGCGCCTGCTGGCGGGCTGGGACCCTGCGCGGCAGATCCTGTGGGCGGATGAGGCGATGGCCGGTCCCGCGCAAACGCTGGCGGGTCTGTTGCCGGGCGCTTGGGCGATCCTGATCGGCCCCGAGGGCGGGTTTTCCGAATCTGAACGGGTGATTCTGCGCGGATTGCCCTTCGTTCACCCGGTGAGTCTGGGTCCGCGAATCCTTCGCGCCGACACCGCAGCCGTGGCAGCCATCGCGTTATGGCAGGCCGCTTTGGGCGACTGGCGCGGCTAA
- the gmd gene encoding GDP-mannose 4,6-dehydratase codes for MKKALITGITGQDGSYLAEFLLEKGYEVHGIKRRASLFNTQRIDHVFQDPHEKPPLKLHYGDLSDSSNLTRLISQIEPDEIYNLGAQSHVAVSFEAPEYTADVDALGTLRMLEAIRFLGLEKRTRFYQASTSELYGLVQETPQRETTPFHPRSPYAVAKLYAYWITVNYREAYGMFACNGILFNHESPRRGETFVTRKITRGLANIAQGIDRCLYMGNLDALRDWGHARDYVRMQWMMLQCDEPEDFVIATGKQYSVRQFLIWAAAELGLELEFRGSGVDEIAVVAAINGNDAPALKVGNVILKVDPRYFRPAEVETLLGDPSKAHQKLGWQPQITVQEMCAEMVAADLEIARRHALLDSHGIAPAVAIEDN; via the coding sequence ATGAAAAAGGCGCTGATTACCGGGATCACCGGGCAGGATGGATCCTATCTGGCCGAATTCCTGCTTGAGAAGGGCTACGAGGTTCATGGCATCAAGCGCCGCGCGTCCCTGTTCAACACACAGCGCATCGACCATGTCTTTCAGGACCCGCATGAAAAGCCCCCGCTGAAGCTGCATTACGGCGACCTCAGCGACAGCTCGAACCTGACCCGGCTGATTTCGCAGATCGAACCGGATGAGATCTATAATCTGGGCGCGCAAAGCCATGTCGCCGTCAGCTTCGAGGCGCCGGAATATACCGCCGATGTGGATGCGCTGGGAACGCTGCGCATGCTGGAGGCGATCCGCTTTCTGGGGCTGGAGAAACGGACCCGCTTCTATCAGGCCTCGACATCGGAACTTTATGGGCTGGTGCAGGAAACCCCGCAGCGCGAAACGACGCCCTTCCACCCGCGTTCGCCCTATGCCGTGGCCAAGCTTTACGCCTATTGGATCACGGTGAACTACCGTGAGGCTTACGGGATGTTTGCCTGCAACGGCATCCTGTTCAATCACGAAAGCCCGCGCCGGGGCGAGACTTTCGTGACCCGCAAGATCACCCGGGGTCTGGCCAATATCGCGCAGGGGATCGACCGTTGCCTTTACATGGGCAATCTGGACGCGCTGCGCGATTGGGGTCATGCGCGCGATTATGTGCGCATGCAGTGGATGATGCTGCAATGCGACGAGCCCGAGGATTTCGTCATCGCCACCGGCAAGCAGTACTCGGTGCGCCAGTTCCTGATCTGGGCGGCGGCAGAGCTGGGGCTGGAACTGGAATTCCGTGGCAGCGGCGTGGACGAGATCGCGGTGGTTGCGGCCATCAATGGCAATGACGCTCCGGCGTTGAAGGTGGGCAATGTGATCCTGAAGGTCGATCCGCGCTATTTCCGCCCGGCCGAGGTCGAGACCCTGCTGGGCGACCCCTCCAAGGCGCATCAGAAACTGGGCTGGCAGCCGCAGATCACCGTTCAGGAAATGTGCGCCGAGATGGTGGCCGCCGATCTGGAGATCGCGCGCCGCCACGCCTTGCTGGACAGCCACGGCATCGCCCCCGCCGTCGCGATCGAGGATAACTGA
- a CDS encoding DegT/DnrJ/EryC1/StrS family aminotransferase, translating to MTARFPLATSSWDEAERAALQRVIDSDRFSMGDEVAAFEREFANWVGSRHAVMVNSGSSANLLMVAALRYTRNADLRLMPGDEVIVPAVSWSTTFYPLHQYGLRMKFVDIDIQTLNYDLEALAAAVSERTRAIMAVNLLGNPNDFSRIRQIIGDRPITLIEDNCESMGATLDGRQAGTFGVMGSFSSFFSHHISTMEGGLIVTDDEELYHILLALRAHGWTRNLPKLNRLTGEKSDDPFEGSFRFVLPGYNLRPLEMSGALGREQLKKLPGLIEGRRANGTRFAQAMSNHPVFRVQRETGNSSWFGFALILRPDTGLSRPQVLARFDQLGFDTRPIVSGNFTKNPVLQMMDHSLHGQMVNADDIDRNGFFIGNHHYDFTEAIETVAAFRV from the coding sequence ATGACCGCCCGTTTCCCGCTTGCGACATCGTCCTGGGACGAGGCCGAACGGGCCGCGCTGCAACGTGTCATCGACTCGGACCGCTTCTCAATGGGCGATGAGGTGGCCGCATTCGAACGGGAATTCGCCAACTGGGTCGGCAGCCGTCATGCGGTGATGGTGAATTCGGGCTCTTCGGCGAATCTGCTGATGGTGGCGGCGCTGCGCTATACCCGGAATGCCGACCTGCGTCTGATGCCGGGCGACGAGGTGATCGTGCCCGCCGTGTCATGGTCCACAACTTTCTATCCGCTGCATCAATACGGGCTGCGGATGAAATTCGTGGATATCGACATCCAGACGCTGAACTATGATCTGGAGGCACTGGCGGCGGCGGTATCGGAACGCACGCGCGCCATCATGGCCGTGAATCTTCTGGGTAATCCCAATGATTTCAGCCGGATACGCCAGATCATCGGGGATCGCCCCATCACGCTGATCGAGGACAACTGCGAATCCATGGGCGCCACGCTGGACGGGCGGCAGGCCGGCACCTTCGGGGTGATGGGCAGCTTTTCCAGCTTTTTCTCGCATCACATCTCGACCATGGAAGGCGGGTTGATCGTCACCGATGATGAAGAGCTTTATCATATCCTGCTGGCGCTGCGGGCGCATGGCTGGACGCGCAACCTGCCGAAACTCAACCGCCTGACCGGCGAGAAAAGCGATGATCCGTTCGAGGGAAGTTTCCGCTTCGTGCTGCCCGGATACAATCTGCGGCCGCTGGAAATGTCAGGCGCGCTGGGGCGAGAGCAGTTGAAGAAGCTGCCCGGCCTGATCGAGGGGCGGCGCGCCAATGGCACGCGCTTTGCGCAGGCGATGTCCAATCATCCGGTCTTTCGGGTCCAGCGCGAGACCGGCAACAGCAGCTGGTTCGGCTTCGCGCTGATCCTGCGTCCCGATACCGGGCTGAGCCGCCCGCAGGTTCTGGCCCGTTTCGATCAACTCGGCTTTGACACCCGGCCCATCGTCAGCGGCAATTTCACCAAGAATCCGGTGTTGCAGATGATGGACCATAGCCTGCATGGGCAGATGGTGAATGCCGATGACATCGACCGGAACGGCTTTTTCATCGGTAACCACCATTACGATTTCACCGAGGCGATCGAAACCGTCGCGGCATTCCGCGTCTAG
- the mfd gene encoding transcription-repair coupling factor: MSDHLILSGAPEGYDAALIARESTRGQPVIHIARDDRRMAATRAALAFLAPATVVLEFPAWDTTPYDRVSPAPEIQAARMATLAALAQGAVRGPFVLLTTLNAVLQRLPARQVLSGASFSARVGDRINEGALRDFLVRMGFVQSPTVTEPGDYAIRGGIIDIFAPGEGGPVRLDLFGDVLDGARRFDPLTQRTTEKLDRVEIAPMSEVILDQEAITRFRQNYRAEYGGGTSDPMYEGVSAGRKMAGMEHWLPWFHDRMESLFDYLPDASVMLDDHVGQVILARRDMIREQFEARKAAMAAKGRADTVYKPVPPDLMFPSDAEWTEWLSRHRVLNLSVLQQPPGPGVLDAGGRVGRNFAPERQAESINVFQSLSDHVKVLSKDHRVILASFSDGSRDRLAGLLADEGLVGVKPIADIRDLPAKPRAVGLAVWPLDEGFVAEGQALGPIAVISEQDVLGDRLVRGAKKRRRAENFLQDTTALSPGDLVVHVEHGIGRYTGLETIKAAGVPHDCVALEYAGGDRLFLPVENIELLSRYGHEEGLLDKLGGGAWQARKARLKERIRLIADKLMRVAAERLLRPAPVLEPEDHDWQAFSARFPYSETDDQMSAIEDVQEDLAAGRPMDRLVVGDVGFGKTEVAMRAAFIAASQGMQVAVVAPTTLLARQHFLSFAERFRGTAITCRPLSRFVSAKDAAKTREGLADGSVDIVVGTHAVLAKQVRFRNLGLLIIDEEQHFGVAHKERLKEMRSDIHVLTLTATPIPRTLQLSLTGVRDLSIIGTPPVDRLSIRTYVSEFDSVTIREALLREKYRGGQSFFVVPRLSDLPDVEHWLSENVPEISTIVAHGQLAAGDLDQRMNAFYDGSHDVLLATSIVESGLDIPTANTMVIWRADMFGLAQLYQIRGRVGRSKTRAYCYLTTKPRQPLTPQAMRRLKFLGSIDGLGAGFNLASQDLDLRGAGNLLGEEQSGHIKEVGFELYQAMLEETIAKLKSGEIEGTPEDEWAPQLNLGVPVTIPESYIPDLDVRLGLYRRLSGLTTKVELEGFAAELIDRFGPLPREVNTLLLVIRIKAMAKRANIARLDAGPKGVTVQFHMDKFPNPAGLVEFLTDQHGQAKVTDNKIIIRRDWSTDADRIKGAFAIARDLAAKARAAK; encoded by the coding sequence ATGTCCGACCACCTGATCCTTTCCGGCGCCCCCGAAGGCTATGACGCGGCCCTGATCGCCCGCGAATCCACACGCGGCCAGCCCGTGATCCACATCGCCCGCGACGACCGGCGCATGGCCGCGACCCGCGCCGCGCTGGCCTTTCTGGCCCCCGCGACGGTGGTGCTGGAATTTCCCGCATGGGACACGACGCCCTATGACCGGGTGTCGCCTGCGCCGGAAATTCAGGCGGCGCGCATGGCCACGCTGGCGGCGCTGGCGCAGGGGGCGGTCAGGGGGCCGTTCGTGCTGCTGACGACGCTGAACGCCGTGCTGCAACGCCTGCCCGCGCGTCAGGTCCTGTCGGGCGCCAGTTTCTCGGCCCGCGTCGGCGACCGGATCAACGAAGGCGCCTTGCGCGATTTTCTGGTGCGGATGGGCTTTGTGCAGTCGCCCACCGTGACCGAGCCCGGCGATTACGCGATCCGCGGCGGCATCATCGACATCTTTGCGCCGGGCGAGGGCGGGCCGGTACGGCTGGACCTGTTCGGCGATGTGCTGGACGGGGCGCGGCGCTTTGATCCGCTGACCCAGCGGACGACGGAAAAGCTGGACCGGGTGGAAATCGCCCCCATGTCCGAGGTCATTCTGGATCAGGAGGCCATCACCCGTTTCCGCCAGAACTATCGCGCCGAATATGGTGGCGGCACCAGCGACCCGATGTATGAGGGCGTCAGCGCCGGCCGCAAGATGGCCGGGATGGAGCATTGGCTGCCGTGGTTCCATGACCGGATGGAAAGCCTGTTCGACTATCTTCCCGACGCCTCGGTGATGCTGGACGACCATGTCGGGCAGGTGATCCTTGCCCGTCGCGACATGATCCGCGAACAGTTCGAAGCCCGCAAGGCCGCGATGGCAGCCAAGGGGCGCGCCGATACGGTCTATAAGCCCGTGCCGCCCGATCTGATGTTCCCGTCCGACGCCGAATGGACCGAATGGCTGTCGCGCCACCGGGTGCTGAACCTGTCGGTGCTGCAACAGCCGCCCGGTCCGGGCGTACTGGATGCGGGCGGGCGCGTGGGCCGCAACTTCGCGCCCGAACGTCAGGCGGAATCCATCAATGTATTCCAGTCTCTGTCGGATCATGTGAAGGTTCTGTCAAAGGATCACCGGGTGATCCTTGCCAGCTTCTCGGACGGTTCGCGCGACCGGCTGGCGGGGCTGCTGGCCGATGAAGGGTTAGTCGGCGTCAAGCCCATCGCCGATATCCGTGATCTGCCCGCCAAGCCCCGCGCGGTCGGTCTGGCCGTCTGGCCGCTGGACGAGGGTTTCGTGGCCGAGGGGCAGGCGCTTGGCCCCATCGCGGTGATTTCCGAACAGGACGTGCTGGGCGACCGGCTGGTGCGCGGCGCGAAGAAACGCCGCCGGGCCGAGAACTTCCTGCAGGACACCACCGCGCTGAGCCCCGGCGATCTTGTGGTGCATGTCGAACATGGCATCGGTCGCTATACCGGGCTGGAAACGATCAAGGCCGCAGGCGTGCCGCATGACTGCGTGGCGCTGGAATATGCCGGTGGCGACCGGCTGTTCCTGCCGGTCGAGAATATCGAGCTGCTGTCCCGCTATGGTCACGAGGAAGGCTTGCTGGACAAGCTGGGCGGCGGCGCGTGGCAGGCCCGCAAGGCGCGCCTGAAGGAACGCATCAGGCTGATCGCCGACAAGCTGATGCGCGTCGCGGCCGAGCGTCTGCTGCGCCCCGCCCCGGTGCTGGAGCCCGAGGATCACGACTGGCAGGCGTTTTCGGCGCGTTTCCCCTATAGCGAGACCGACGACCAGATGTCCGCCATCGAGGATGTGCAGGAGGATCTGGCGGCGGGCCGTCCGATGGACCGGCTGGTGGTCGGCGATGTGGGCTTTGGCAAGACCGAGGTTGCCATGCGCGCGGCCTTTATCGCCGCCAGCCAGGGGATGCAGGTCGCCGTGGTCGCGCCCACGACCCTGCTGGCACGTCAGCATTTCCTGTCCTTCGCCGAGCGTTTCCGGGGCACGGCGATCACCTGCCGTCCGCTGTCGCGTTTCGTCAGCGCCAAGGATGCCGCCAAAACGCGCGAGGGGCTGGCCGACGGGTCGGTCGATATCGTCGTCGGCACCCATGCGGTGCTGGCCAAACAGGTGCGGTTCAGAAATCTCGGCCTGCTGATCATCGACGAGGAGCAGCATTTCGGCGTCGCCCACAAGGAACGGCTCAAGGAGATGCGCAGCGACATCCACGTGCTGACCTTGACCGCGACGCCGATCCCGCGCACGCTGCAACTGTCGCTGACCGGGGTGCGTGACCTGTCGATCATCGGCACGCCGCCGGTGGACCGGCTGTCGATCCGCACCTATGTGTCGGAATTCGACAGCGTCACCATCCGCGAAGCCCTTCTGCGCGAGAAATATCGTGGCGGGCAAAGCTTTTTCGTGGTTCCGCGCCTGTCCGATCTGCCCGATGTGGAACACTGGCTGTCGGAAAACGTGCCGGAAATCAGCACGATCGTCGCCCATGGCCAGCTTGCGGCGGGCGATCTGGACCAGCGGATGAACGCCTTTTACGACGGCAGCCATGATGTGCTGCTGGCGACCAGCATCGTGGAATCGGGGCTGGATATACCCACGGCGAATACCATGGTGATCTGGCGCGCGGATATGTTCGGGCTGGCGCAGCTCTATCAGATCCGCGGTCGCGTGGGCCGGTCCAAGACCCGCGCCTATTGCTATCTGACCACGAAGCCCCGCCAGCCGCTGACCCCGCAGGCGATGCGGCGGCTGAAATTCCTGGGCTCGATCGACGGGCTGGGCGCGGGCTTCAACCTGGCCTCGCAGGATCTGGACCTGCGCGGGGCGGGCAACCTGCTGGGCGAGGAACAATCCGGCCATATCAAGGAGGTCGGGTTTGAACTTTATCAGGCGATGCTTGAGGAAACCATCGCCAAGCTGAAATCGGGCGAGATCGAAGGCACGCCCGAGGACGAATGGGCGCCGCAGCTGAACCTTGGCGTGCCGGTGACGATCCCCGAAAGCTATATCCCCGATCTGGACGTGCGGTTGGGCCTTTATCGCCGCCTGTCGGGCCTGACCACCAAGGTCGAACTGGAGGGTTTCGCCGCCGAACTGATCGACCGTTTCGGGCCGTTGCCGCGCGAAGTGAACACGCTGCTTCTGGTGATCCGCATCAAGGCGATGGCGAAACGCGCCAATATCGCGCGGCTGGATGCGGGGCCGAAGGGGGTGACGGTGCAGTTCCACATGGACAAGTTCCCCAACCCCGCCGGTCTGGTCGAATTCCTGACCGACCAGCACGGGCAGGCGAAGGTGACGGACAACAAGATCATCATCCGCCGCGACTGGTCCACCGACGCCGACCGGATCAAGGGCGCCTTCGCCATCGCCCGCGATCTGGCCGCCAAGGCCAGGGCGGCGAAATAG
- a CDS encoding DUF1127 domain-containing protein, which produces MSAIEANRSYAVGGVHGVVAKALAILTAWNDTRVTRRELSRLSDRELDDIGLCRGDIERIARSY; this is translated from the coding sequence ATGTCGGCGATTGAAGCGAACCGCAGCTATGCTGTTGGAGGCGTTCATGGCGTCGTCGCGAAAGCTCTGGCGATCCTGACCGCGTGGAACGATACCCGTGTGACCCGTCGTGAGCTGAGCCGCCTTTCCGATCGCGAACTGGACGATATCGGCCTGTGCCGCGGTGATATCGAGCGGATCGCGCGCAGCTACTAA
- a CDS encoding GDP-L-fucose synthase family protein, with protein MRRLLITGGQGMVGRNLRAHPGIADWAVLAPSSQELDLLDEAALRDYLAQHRPDAVVHAAGVVGGIHANMAQPVHFLVANTRMGVNIVTACLEAGIGTLINLASSCIYPRALGQGLSEDRILTGALEPTNEGYALAKITTMRLCEYAMREDPALNYKTLIPCNLYGKWDKFDPRHSHLLPAIIHKVHQAMQDGLDEVEIWGDGTARREFMYAGDLADAVMRALSDPGALPESLNIGPGHDHSINDYYRIVAQVIGWQGRFIHDLSRPVGMKQKLLSVERQREWGWQPRVGLADGIRETYEFYLQEHVT; from the coding sequence ATGCGGCGATTGCTGATCACCGGCGGGCAGGGGATGGTGGGGCGTAATCTGCGGGCACATCCGGGCATCGCGGATTGGGCCGTGCTGGCGCCCTCGTCGCAGGAACTGGATTTGCTGGATGAGGCGGCACTGCGCGACTATCTGGCGCAGCATCGTCCCGACGCGGTGGTTCATGCGGCGGGCGTCGTCGGTGGCATCCACGCCAATATGGCCCAGCCGGTGCACTTTCTGGTGGCCAATACGCGGATGGGCGTGAATATCGTGACCGCCTGTCTGGAGGCGGGGATCGGCACGCTGATCAATCTGGCCTCAAGCTGCATCTATCCCAGGGCGCTGGGGCAGGGGCTGAGCGAGGACAGGATCCTGACCGGCGCGCTGGAACCCACGAATGAAGGCTATGCGCTGGCCAAGATCACGACCATGCGTTTGTGCGAATATGCGATGCGGGAAGATCCGGCGCTGAACTACAAGACGCTGATTCCGTGCAATCTTTATGGAAAATGGGACAAGTTCGATCCGCGTCATTCGCACCTGCTTCCGGCAATCATCCACAAGGTGCATCAGGCGATGCAGGACGGGTTGGATGAGGTCGAAATCTGGGGCGACGGTACCGCGCGGCGTGAATTCATGTATGCCGGCGATCTGGCCGATGCGGTAATGCGTGCGCTGTCCGATCCCGGCGCGCTGCCCGAGTCGCTGAATATCGGGCCGGGGCATGACCATTCCATCAATGATTATTACCGGATCGTGGCGCAGGTGATCGGCTGGCAGGGGCGCTTCATCCATGATCTGTCGCGGCCCGTGGGCATGAAACAGAAGCTGCTCTCGGTCGAGCGGCAGCGGGAATGGGGCTGGCAGCCGCGCGTCGGACTGGCCGACGGCATCCGCGAAACATATGAATTCTATCTGCAGGAGCACGTAACATGA